AACAATTTTTAGAAAAAGCCCTGGTGGGTTACCACCGGGGCTTTTTCGCATTTCCGGGCAGAATCACTCCGACCCACTTCGGTCCACCGGTCCACTCAGCTGCGCTCACGAAAGGAGCCGGCGGTCCCATGGCACCCCTGGCTGATTTCGAGAAACACCGCCCACAACTCTGGGCCGTCGCCTACCGCATCACCGGCTCGGTCGCCGATGCCGATGACGCGCTGCAGGAGGCCTGGCTGCGCTGGCAGTTGCTCCCCGACGAGGAGGCTGCCAACCCGGCCGCCTATCTGACGACCGTCGTCAGCCGTATCTGCTTCGACCAGCTCGGCTCCGCCCGCTCCCGCCGCGAAACCTATGTCGGACCTTGGCTGCCCGAACCGGTCGTGGGCGAAGTGCCCGGGCCCGAGGACCGGGTCACCCTGGACGAATCCATCGGGATAGCGCTGCTGACCGTGCTGGAGAAGCTCACGCCGGCCGAGCGGACGGCGTTCATCCTGCACGACGTGTTCTCCGTGCCGTTCACCGAGATCGCGGAAGTCGTGGGCCGGACTCCGACTTCCGTACGGCAGTCGGCCTCCCGTGCACGGAAGCGCGTACGGGCTGAATCCCCGCGCTGTTCCGTCGACCGCGGTGAGCACCGCCGTACCGTCGAAGCCTTTCTCGCCGCCGTGATGAACGGCGACTTCGAGACTCTCCTGTCCGTCCTGGATCCGGATGTCGTGTGGCGTTCGGATGGCGGCGGAAAGGTCTCGGCCGCTCGTCGCCCCGTGTGCGGCAGGGAGAACGTCGCCCGCTTCGCCCAGGGCATCAGCCGCGGCTTCGACCCGCTGTCGATGCGGGTGGTGATGCGGGACGTCAACGGCGCACCGGGCATCGTCTCCGTCGACCCGGCCAGGGGCAGGGTCCTGGTCTTCGCGTTCACCGTGCAGGAGGGGCGGATCACGGAGGTCTACGCCGTCGCCAATCCGGACAAGCTCCGCCACCTCGATCCGCGGGCGCTGTGTCCGGAACAGCTCTGCCCGAAGGAGCTGTGACTGTCACACTTCTGCCCGCTGCGTCGTCGGGTGGGTATGAACCGACAGCACCGACACCACGTCATCGTCCTCGGCGCCGGCTATGCCGGCCTCACCGCTGCTCTGCGGCTGGCGCAGGGGACCGCCGTCAGCGTTACTCTCGTCGACCCCAGTGACCGCTTCACCGAGCGCGTCCGGCTTCACCAACTCGCGGCCGGGCAACCGGATGTGACGCACCCGCTGTCCTCGTTCCTCCGCGGCACCGGGATCCGGCACGTCGCCGCGCGCGCCGTCGACCTGGACCCGGCTGCCCGCGAGGTGCGTACGGACGACGGCCGGACGCTCTCCTACGACCGGCTCGTCTACGCGCTCGGCAGTGTCACGGACACCCGCATCGCGGGGGAACCGACGGCAGGGGAACGGACGGTG
This Streptomyces roseifaciens DNA region includes the following protein-coding sequences:
- a CDS encoding sigma-70 family RNA polymerase sigma factor translates to MAPLADFEKHRPQLWAVAYRITGSVADADDALQEAWLRWQLLPDEEAANPAAYLTTVVSRICFDQLGSARSRRETYVGPWLPEPVVGEVPGPEDRVTLDESIGIALLTVLEKLTPAERTAFILHDVFSVPFTEIAEVVGRTPTSVRQSASRARKRVRAESPRCSVDRGEHRRTVEAFLAAVMNGDFETLLSVLDPDVVWRSDGGGKVSAARRPVCGRENVARFAQGISRGFDPLSMRVVMRDVNGAPGIVSVDPARGRVLVFAFTVQEGRITEVYAVANPDKLRHLDPRALCPEQLCPKEL